A genome region from Christensenella minuta includes the following:
- the tet(W) gene encoding tetracycline resistance ribosomal protection protein Tet(W), with product MKIINIGILAHVDAGKTTLTESLLYASGAISEPGSVEKGTTRTDTMFLERQRGITIQAAVTSFQWHRCKVNIVDTPGHMDFLAEVYRSLAVLDGAILVISAKDGVQAQTRILFHALRKMNIPTVIFINKIDQAGVDLQSVVQSVRDKLSADIIIKQTVSLSPEIVLEENTDIEAWDAVIENNDELLEKYIAGEPISREKLAREEQQRVQDASLFPVYHGSAKNGLGIQPLMDAVTGLFQPIGEQGGAALCGSVFKVEYTDCGQRRVYLRLYSGTLRLRDTVALAGREKLKITEMRIPSKGEIVRTDTAYQGEIVILPSDSVRLNDVLGDQTRLPRKRWREDPLPMLRTTIAPKTAAQRERLLDALTQLADTDPLLRCEVDSITHEIILSFLGRVQLEVVSALLSEKYKLETVVKEPSVIYMERPLKAASHTIHIEVPPNPFWASIGLSVTPLSLGSGVQYESRVSLGYLNQSFQNAVRDGIRYGLEQGLFGWNVTDCKICFEYGLYYSPVSTPADFRSLAPIVLEQALKESGTQLLEPYLSFILYAPQEYLSRAYHDAPKYCATIETAQVKKDEVVFTGEIPARCIQAYRTDLAFYTNGRSVCLTELKGYQAAVGQPVIQPRRPNSRLDKVRHMFQKVM from the coding sequence ATGAAAATAATCAATATTGGAATTCTTGCCCATGTAGACGCTGGAAAGACGACCTTGACGGAGAGCCTGCTATATGCCAGCGGAGCCATTTCAGAACCGGGGAGCGTCGAAAAAGGGACAACGAGGACGGACACCATGTTTTTGGAGCGGCAGCGTGGGATTACCATTCAAGCGGCAGTCACTTCCTTCCAGTGGCACAGATGTAAAGTTAACATTGTGGATACGCCCGGCCACATGGATTTTTTGGCGGAGGTGTACCGCTCTTTGGCTGTTTTAGATGGGGCCATCTTGGTGATCTCCGCTAAAGATGGCGTGCAGGCCCAGACCCGTATTCTGTTCCATGCCCTGCGGAAAATGAACATTCCCACCGTTATCTTTATCAACAAGATCGACCAGGCTGGCGTTGATTTGCAGAGCGTGGTTCAGTCTGTTCGGGATAAGCTCTCCGCCGATATTATCATCAAGCAGACGGTGTCGCTGTCCCCGGAAATAGTCCTGGAGGAAAATACCGACATAGAAGCATGGGATGCGGTCATCGAAAATAACGATGAATTATTGGAAAAGTATATCGCAGGAGAACCAATCAGCCGGGAAAAACTTGCGCGGGAGGAACAGCAGCGGGTTCAAGACGCCTCCCTGTTCCCAGTCTATCATGGCAGCGCCAAAAATGGCCTTGGCATTCAACCGTTGATGGATGCGGTGACAGGGCTGTTCCAACCGATTGGGGAACAGGGGGGCGCCGCCCTATGCGGCAGCGTTTTCAAGGTTGAGTACACCGATTGCGGCCAGCGGCGTGTCTATCTACGGTTATACAGCGGAACGCTGCGCCTGCGGGATACGGTGGCCCTGGCCGGGAGAGAAAAGCTGAAAATCACAGAGATGCGTATTCCATCCAAAGGGGAAATTGTTCGGACAGACACCGCTTATCAGGGTGAAATTGTTATCCTTCCCAGCGACAGCGTGAGGTTAAACGATGTATTAGGGGACCAAACCCGGCTCCCTCGTAAAAGGTGGCGCGAGGACCCCCTCCCCATGCTGCGGACGACGATTGCGCCGAAAACGGCAGCGCAAAGAGAACGGCTGCTGGACGCTCTTACGCAACTTGCGGATACTGACCCGCTTTTGCGTTGCGAAGTGGATTCCATCACCCATGAGATCATTCTTTCTTTTTTGGGCCGGGTGCAGTTGGAGGTTGTTTCCGCTTTGCTGTCGGAAAAATACAAGCTTGAAACAGTGGTAAAGGAACCCTCCGTCATTTATATGGAGCGGCCGCTCAAAGCAGCCAGCCACACCATCCATATCGAGGTGCCGCCCAACCCGTTTTGGGCATCCATAGGACTGTCTGTTACACCACTCTCGCTTGGCTCCGGTGTACAATACGAGAGCCGGGTTTCGCTGGGATACTTGAACCAGAGTTTTCAAAACGCTGTCAGGGATGGTATCCGTTACGGGCTGGAGCAGGGCTTGTTCGGCTGGAACGTAACGGACTGTAAGATTTGCTTTGAATACGGGCTTTATTACAGTCCGGTCAGCACGCCGGCGGACTTCCGCTCATTGGCCCCGATTGTATTGGAACAGGCATTGAAGGAATCGGGGACGCAGCTGCTGGAACCTTATCTCTCCTTCATCCTCTATGCGCCCCAGGAATACCTTTCCAGGGCTTATCATGATGCACCGAAATACTGTGCCACCATCGAAACGGCCCAGGTAAAAAAGGATGAAGTTGTCTTTACTGGCGAGATTCCCGCCCGCTGTATACAGGCATACCGTACTGATCTGGCCTTTTACACCAACGGGCGGAGCGTATGCCTTACAGAGCTGAAAGGATATCAGGCCGCTGTCGGTCAGCCGGTCATCCAGCCCCGCCGTCCAAACAGCCGCCTGGACAAGGTGCGCCATATGTTTCAGAAGGTAATGTAA
- a CDS encoding VirD4-like conjugal transfer protein, CD1115 family — MTPGLKKRLLFLFPFSLIFCIADKLGFVYRLSAGTGAVKLSNTVRNLPHLFDFPPISIHGMDLLFAVIVSAALLLVLYAKRKNAKKYRKGEEYGNARWGTPADIKPFMDAAPRKNVILTQTEGLTLNDRPKNPKYARNKNVVVYGGSGSGKTRFFLKPNLMQCHSSYVVTDSKGTVILECGKMLEQTGYRIKIFNTINFSKSMHYNPFAYIHSEKDILKLVNTIIENTKGEGEKAGEDFWVKAERLYYTALIGYIHYEAPAEEQNMITLLEMIDASEVREDDENFKNAVDLMFDRLEEKAPEHFAVRQYKKYKLAAGKTAKSILVSCGARLSPFDIAELREVMAYDELELDTLGDEKTALFIILSDTDGTFSFLAALIFSQLFNLLCEKADDVYGGRLPIHVRCLIDEAGNIGKINQLERLVSVVRSRGISICPIYQAYSQCKATYKDNAETIIASMDSTLFLGGREPSTIKDISEALGRETVDLFNETENRGREISHGLNYQKIGKELMTKDQLAVMDGGKCILQVRGVRPFYSDKYDITKHPNYKYLADYDERNTFNIEQFLSTRLRVKPDTVFDLYDMGA, encoded by the coding sequence ATTACCCCCGGACTAAAAAAGCGGCTCTTATTCCTTTTCCCTTTTAGTCTTATTTTTTGTATAGCGGATAAGCTAGGGTTTGTCTATCGCCTGTCCGCCGGAACGGGCGCGGTCAAACTCTCAAACACGGTGCGGAATTTACCGCACCTTTTTGATTTCCCGCCAATCAGTATACACGGCATGGATTTACTATTTGCGGTGATCGTTTCGGCGGCTCTCCTGCTTGTTCTATATGCAAAAAGAAAAAACGCAAAGAAATACCGCAAAGGCGAGGAATACGGGAATGCCCGCTGGGGAACCCCGGCAGATATTAAGCCGTTCATGGACGCTGCCCCCCGAAAGAATGTCATATTGACGCAGACCGAGGGCTTAACGCTTAACGACCGCCCTAAAAATCCGAAGTACGCGCGGAATAAAAACGTTGTAGTGTATGGTGGAAGCGGGAGCGGAAAAACGCGCTTTTTTTTGAAACCAAACCTTATGCAATGTCACAGTTCATATGTTGTGACGGATAGCAAAGGAACGGTAATTCTTGAATGCGGAAAAATGCTTGAACAGACCGGGTATCGTATCAAGATTTTTAATACGATCAATTTTTCAAAGTCAATGCACTATAACCCGTTTGCCTACATTCACAGTGAAAAAGACATTTTGAAACTGGTTAATACGATCATTGAGAATACCAAAGGCGAGGGAGAAAAAGCGGGTGAGGATTTTTGGGTTAAGGCAGAGCGGCTATATTACACGGCTTTAATCGGATATATCCATTACGAAGCCCCGGCAGAAGAACAAAATATGATTACCCTGCTGGAAATGATAGACGCTTCCGAAGTGCGCGAGGATGACGAGAATTTTAAAAATGCAGTTGATTTAATGTTTGATCGGCTGGAAGAAAAAGCCCCAGAGCATTTCGCGGTCAGGCAATACAAGAAATATAAACTTGCGGCAGGAAAAACCGCAAAAAGTATTTTGGTTTCATGTGGTGCGCGGCTTTCTCCCTTTGACATTGCGGAGCTACGCGAAGTTATGGCTTATGATGAATTGGAGCTTGACACGCTGGGCGACGAAAAGACCGCCCTGTTTATTATCCTGTCCGATACAGACGGAACATTTTCATTTTTGGCGGCTCTTATCTTTTCCCAGCTATTTAATTTGTTGTGCGAAAAAGCCGATGACGTATACGGCGGGCGGCTTCCTATTCATGTTCGCTGTCTAATCGACGAGGCGGGAAATATCGGTAAAATTAACCAGCTTGAAAGGCTTGTAAGTGTGGTAAGATCGCGCGGAATTAGCATTTGTCCTATCTATCAAGCCTATTCGCAATGCAAGGCTACCTACAAGGACAATGCGGAAACGATCATAGCGAGTATGGACAGCACCTTATTTTTAGGGGGTCGGGAACCGTCCACGATCAAAGACATTTCCGAAGCATTGGGGCGTGAAACGGTGGACTTGTTCAATGAAACGGAAAACAGAGGACGCGAGATCAGCCACGGACTGAATTATCAAAAAATTGGAAAGGAGTTGATGACAAAAGATCAGCTTGCAGTAATGGACGGCGGGAAATGTATTTTACAAGTGCGCGGTGTACGTCCGTTTTATTCGGATAAGTACGATATTACAAAACACCCGAATTACAAATATCTTGCCGATTACGACGAGCGGAACACATTCAACATTGAACAGTTTTTAAGCACAAGGTTAAGGGTCAAGCCAGATACAGTGTTTGACCTATACGACATGGGGGCGTGA
- a CDS encoding PcfB family protein, giving the protein MQESVNEKAVGFILRGTKITADMIRDAMRRFISMQGKTKNNKGKEIYKGKQSLKHLKAATNGNVESIEITDKNIRAFDCPARKYGVDYSIKKDKSVNPPRWLVFFKGKDADSLQAAFREFTAKKLKKQERPSVREQLKKFKEQAKNRVKTKTIKRDRGRDR; this is encoded by the coding sequence TTGCAAGAAAGCGTAAATGAAAAAGCCGTTGGTTTTATTTTGCGGGGAACAAAGATAACAGCGGATATGATACGTGATGCAATGCGACGTTTTATATCAATGCAGGGCAAGACAAAAAATAACAAAGGAAAGGAGATTTACAAAGGGAAACAGAGCTTAAAACATCTTAAAGCGGCGACAAATGGGAATGTTGAAAGCATAGAGATCACGGACAAAAATATTAGAGCATTCGACTGTCCGGCAAGGAAATATGGTGTTGATTATTCCATAAAAAAGGATAAATCCGTTAATCCACCCCGGTGGTTGGTGTTCTTCAAGGGAAAAGACGCTGATTCCTTGCAAGCTGCTTTCCGCGAGTTTACAGCCAAAAAGTTAAAGAAGCAGGAACGCCCCTCTGTCCGGGAGCAGCTTAAAAAATTCAAAGAACAGGCTAAAAATCGCGTCAAGACAAAGACGATCAAACGGGATAGGGGGCGTGACCGATGA
- a CDS encoding DUF6017 domain-containing protein, whose amino-acid sequence MAVYRVERTKDYTVMANHHLRNTALSLKAKGLLSLMLSLPDNWDYTTRGLAAICRDGVDAIRATVRELERNGYVIRKRIRNAQGQLAETEYTILEQPQPKLENPVLGNPVQENPALGKPILENPAQLNTKKSIIQELRTEVSKKDQSINPTGAIEAIENCRAQLCTNIEYETLCERYGTEQVNEIVELMTETLCCGKARIRISGDDKPAELVKARFLQLKFMHVEYVLSCMRNNTTKIRNIKGYLLTALFNAPATIDNFYRAEVNHDLYL is encoded by the coding sequence TACCGTCATGGCAAACCACCACTTACGCAACACCGCCTTATCGCTCAAAGCAAAGGGGCTTTTGTCCTTAATGCTATCTCTCCCAGATAATTGGGATTATACCACAAGGGGGCTTGCTGCCATATGCCGTGACGGTGTGGACGCAATTAGGGCAACAGTGCGGGAATTGGAGCGTAACGGGTACGTTATCCGCAAGAGGATAAGGAACGCGCAAGGGCAGCTTGCGGAAACAGAATACACGATATTAGAGCAGCCCCAGCCTAAACTGGAAAATCCAGTCTTGGGTAATCCAGTACAGGAAAACCCAGCATTGGGAAAACCAATACTGGAAAATCCCGCACAATTAAATACTAAGAAATCAATTATACAAGAATTAAGAACGGAGGTATCAAAGAAAGATCAATCTATCAACCCTACTGGCGCGATCGAAGCGATTGAAAATTGCAGGGCGCAGCTATGCACCAATATTGAATATGAGACATTATGCGAACGGTACGGCACGGAACAGGTAAACGAGATCGTGGAGCTTATGACTGAAACGTTGTGCTGCGGAAAAGCCCGCATACGGATTTCCGGGGACGATAAGCCCGCCGAGTTGGTGAAAGCTAGGTTTTTACAACTTAAATTCATGCACGTTGAATATGTTTTAAGCTGCATGAGGAACAACACAACCAAGATCAGAAATATCAAAGGATATCTTTTGACGGCATTGTTTAACGCCCCGGCGACGATAGATAACTTTTACCGAGCCGAGGTAAACCACGATTTGTATTTGTAA